From Punica granatum isolate Tunisia-2019 chromosome 1, ASM765513v2, whole genome shotgun sequence:
TAAATTAAGAATCCATGAGATGTGCCCTTAAAACCTTTTCCTAGATATAGAAGAAAGCAAATTAGTTGACTGTTGATTTCTGCCCATGAACCTTGGAAGAAGTCATGTATGACCGAAGAAATAGTATAGGGGTTGGGTAGTAATTGCAGAGAACCATGGGATTGTGTCGGACTAGTCAGGGGAGTTTTTTCTAacattaagaaaaaatgtCAAAAGCAATAAAAGTACGTTGTCCCTTTATCCAACATCTATCTCTTCTTCTAACCGattctcttcttctctgcCCTCTTCTAGCTAattctctcctcttcctcaaTTCTCCCTCCGATATCAATACACCACGAGACTTAAAAATCCTCTTGCGGCAATGACAGAGCATCTATTTATGATAAATAAGCTAAGCTTGGCTCATATTATAGGAGCTATCAAAATGGATCAGTTCCGGCAGCAGAATATAAGAAGTAACTCTTACACCTAACTCGACCTAATTCAGCAATCGCAAGAACAGCTTCCATGAATTGTAACATATATTAGAAAGTTTGTACACATGCACCATCTTAAACATCCATCTAATCTGAGAACATGCAAATTTGAAGGAAAAATTTACTCACCGGCGTCTTGGAGGAAGGGGAGAGCGCCTACGCACAGGACTTCCACGGATTCTTCGAGGAGAGGCCCTAAAACAATAGGATTATtataaaatcttaaaaattaGGACTTAATAGAAGACCTAAAAGACCAGAGAACAATGAGAAACCAACCTTATAGGGGATCTTAGCCGCCTTGGAGGAGGTGAAGGAGAACGACCTCTGCCAGGAGATGCAGCCCGCCTCCTTGGAGGAGTATCACCTCTACGATAAGGAGATTCTACGCGTCTGCGAATTGGAGAATCAGCCCTTCGCCGTGGGGAAGAATCCAGCGGTCTTCTAGGTGATCCACCTCGCCGAGGTACAGGTGATCTTCTTCTCGGTGGTGGGGAAAGAGGTTTCCGACGGGGTGAAGCTACATACCAAAATTACATGAAACATCAGCAActagtaaaaaaatttactcaaTGTTCTAAAGAGAAATCTAGTTGCACCCCACTAACCTTCTCTCTGCTGTTTAGCTCCATCTTTCTCAGCACTGCCATCAGCCTTATGTGCATCTCTCTTGGGTGGTGCTGCAATAGGTTTTGGTGGCGGTGAAACCTTCTGTCTTGGAGGTAATGTGAAGTTTGCTCGAACAACATTTCCATCAATCTGGGCCTGCGTCAAGGCAAAAATCAGCATCACTTGCAGGAAACTTATCTTCAAAAGGCAGATGTTTAGACTCCCAGAACAAGTAAAACTTACACCATCCATGTACAACTGGGCCTTCTCAGCATCAGCTCGTGTCTTGAATTCAACATAACCATAACCCTTCGGAAGGTTCACCTGGATATAGCAAACAAGTCCCGCGTTATCACTAAGAGAGAGCAGGTAAAATCCATAATTTATGTAACCAAAAAGCATCAACTAACACTCCGGTCCATTGCAAGCTCCACATGCACAACTTCACCAAAGTTGCctgaaaaagaaggaaaagtttTGCAATAAAGTCATAATGGGAATAATAACATGAGACCAACAATATTAAGAGAGATTTTATGTTCTTTGCAGTTAAAAGAAACGCGGCAACCGCAATAGGAAGTACTTGACATAAATAATATGCAGCCTATAGATTGAAAGGTTTCAAAACCCAATCCTTACCTTATCCCCCCTAATTCAAAattactttcattttttttttttgctattaaACAATGGGTAACCAGTGCCATTCCAGCAAAGCATTGCTACCTCCAATCACATACACATATACGGTGCAAAGAATTGTTGGTTTCGGAAGATAATTATTCCATATTCTGCTGATGATATAGCAATATCTCGTAGGCAAATAACCAGCTTAAACACTAGAATTAATAATTTACAGttgaaaagaacaaaaaaatgcCTGGCAAATAGGTAAACAGAAACATCAAATTCCAGATAATACACAGAATTCGACATACCAAATATCTCTTTGAGGTGGCCTTCGTTGACATTGCGGCTGAGCGAGTCGATGTGCAGGACAAGGGATTCACGAGATGGAGAAGCTTTCCTGGAATGGCAAGATTCTCATACTCGTATCGTGGAGAGAATGAAATAGGTAAATCTGAATAATAGAAATTGATCAGCGGCGACCATTACCTCGGGGGTGGAGAAGTCCTTTTAGGGGGCGGTGGAGAGCGACCTCGTTTAACAGCTTCCGGGGAACTGCTTGAGAAGACATGGAGTTGTGCATAACACAAGGAAATGCTTCCGATAGTTCAGTACGCTTCCATTTCttgaaattttctcaaatcaaagCTTAAAACCTAATCGAATGCGGAGAACGAGGAAGAAATCGAGTTCAATTGCCTTCCAGTGGAAGTCAGGAGCAACGTACCTCTTGCGCCGGCGAGGGGGGCTAGGGCTCCGGGAGCTGACGCTGCGCgaaggggaggaggaggaggaagagaaagaTCTCGAGCGGGAACGGGAGCTGGAGCGGGAGGAGGAGCCGGAGTAGGAGCGGGAGCGAGAGGAGGAGCCGGACGGCGGAGAACGGCGGCCGCGGCTGGGTTTCGCCATGGGTAGTGGAGGAGGCAGCAGCAAATGGCGCGCAACCGAAACCCTAGATAAACCTCTCCCGGCCGAACGGAATCAGTGTCGAAAGGCGTAGAGAGGGAAACAGCCGACACTGTGCGGGGAGTAGAATTTTCTCACTCACCGccaaaataaagaataaagaaaaatatattttaaaaaacgAGGGCCGAGACCAAATGGGCTTATTGACCCTTATTTATTTGTCGGCCCATGGAGAGATTATTACATGCTCTGTGCAATAAAATTGGTCTTTTTGATCGACGCCCTCATGGCACTTGTGTCAATGGAGAAATTACGTTTATTCATTTCGCTTGACAAGaataagtttttcttttttaataattttgcagAAATGACCGCAATAAGCACGATGACGTGCATTGAACTATTGAAATAAATCACTCCCTGTAATGCGCAATACCGAGTTCGAAACACATTCTAGTGTGACTCATGAATGGTCCTCTTTGTTAATCGATGGTCAAGGGAGGTGGATAAAAAACAGAGGGAGAATGTCATTGCCAATGGCTCCTCACCGAAACTATTGCATTTACCGATGACCATCGGAGTTTGGTACAGCGGTAAACCGAAATAGGTGAAAACCTAGGACCGAGCTCAAGATGGCCCGCAACGAATTACCTAAGCCAACTTTGATCtggtcttttttatttttattttctgtagatatatatcatgtttgaAAACTAAGGAAAAAGATCATTTGTCTTCAAGGCATGTAAGGTAAAGAAGAAATTTGATGCTCATTTACTCATACAATAAGGCACAGTTTCTCAAATGTCTCAACAAATTATCCTGTTAATAATTccataaataattaaagaaaagcaaatatatatatttgcctCAGAAAACAAGATTCTATGTAAAAGAATGCTTGATcaaaattgagcaaaaga
This genomic window contains:
- the LOC116188673 gene encoding serine/arginine-rich splicing factor SR45, giving the protein MAKPSRGRRSPPSGSSSRSRSYSGSSSRSSSRSRSRSFSSSSSSPSRSVSSRSPSPPRRRKSSPEAVKRGRSPPPPKRTSPPPRKASPSRESLVLHIDSLSRNVNEGHLKEIFGNFGEVVHVELAMDRSVNLPKGYGYVEFKTRADAEKAQLYMDGAQIDGNVVRANFTLPPRQKVSPPPKPIAAPPKRDAHKADGSAEKDGAKQQREASPRRKPLSPPPRRRSPVPRRGGSPRRPLDSSPRRRADSPIRRRVESPYRRGDTPPRRRAASPGRGRSPSPPPRRLRSPIRASPRRIRGSPVRRRSPLPPRRRTPPRRIRSPPRRSPISRRRSRSPVRRPVRSRSRSTSPRSGRALPARRGRSSSFSDSPSPRKAPRRISRSRSPRRPLRGRSSSNSSSSGSSPPRR